In one window of Gossypium arboreum isolate Shixiya-1 chromosome 4, ASM2569848v2, whole genome shotgun sequence DNA:
- the LOC108458166 gene encoding uncharacterized protein LOC108458166 produces the protein MASVTELIAALSLPTTSRFRTSFSRPAVSSYSRRGLPEFKGLKIQSYSLISFASTNSRYPRVSKHSGRVVCEAQETAIDIPAVNDETWQSLVLNADGPVLVEFWAPWCGPCRMIDPVIGELAQQYAGKLKCFKLNTDDSPSIASQYGTRSIPTLMIFLNGEKKDAVIGAVPKTTLSASIERFL, from the exons ATGGCGTCAGTAACAGAGTTGATTGCCGCCCTCTCTCTTCCTACTACTTCACGCTTTAGAACTTCATTCTCACGGCCGGCGGTTTCTTCGTATAGCCGCCGAGGTTTGCCGGAATTTAAAGGGTTGAAAATCCAATCCTATTCACTGATTTCGTTCGCGTCCACGAATTCCAGATATCCTAGGGTTTCCAAGCATAGTGGACGCGTTGTTTGCGAAGCTCAGGAAACTGCTATTGATA TTCCAGCTGTGAACGATGAAACATGGCAATCACTTGTGCTCAACGCTGATGGACCTGTACTAGTTGAGTTCTGGGCTCCTTGGTGCGGACCATGCCGCATGATCGATCCCGTAATAGGTGAACTAGCACAGCAATACGCAGGAAAACTCAAGTGCTTCAAACTGAATACAGATGATAGCCCCTCGATCGCTTCCCAATATGGAACCCGAAGCATCCCGACACTCATGATCTTCTTGAATGGTGAGAAAAAAGATGCAGTTATTGGTGCTGTGCCAAAAACTACTCTATCAGCAAGCATAGAGAGATTCTTGTAG